The Corallococcus exiguus genome includes a window with the following:
- a CDS encoding Uma2 family endonuclease produces the protein MRHAAPRRTLAPHEEVQTLPHYLVGEALDGILYVSSPPITRKQGMTPLMGRAPEGWWWTSEPRLLLGEDVLVPDLAGWMSGRPPTLPDGSFIDRVPDWVCEVLSPATAKLDLTIKLPRYARAGIRHAWIINPVHRVVEVFRQDHERWVLLNTFVSEDRVRADPFGKADLVLAPFWTQV, from the coding sequence ATGCGCCACGCCGCTCCCCGAAGGACGCTCGCCCCTCACGAGGAAGTGCAGACGTTGCCCCACTACCTGGTGGGCGAAGCACTGGATGGCATCCTCTACGTCTCGTCGCCACCCATCACGCGCAAGCAGGGCATGACGCCGCTCATGGGACGCGCGCCGGAGGGCTGGTGGTGGACCTCCGAGCCCCGGCTGCTGTTGGGCGAGGACGTGCTCGTCCCGGACCTGGCGGGCTGGATGAGCGGACGGCCGCCGACACTGCCGGATGGCTCGTTCATCGACCGCGTGCCGGATTGGGTCTGCGAGGTGCTTTCGCCCGCCACCGCGAAGCTGGACCTGACCATCAAGCTGCCGCGCTACGCCCGCGCGGGCATCCGACACGCGTGGATCATCAACCCCGTGCACCGCGTGGTGGAGGTGTTCCGCCAGGACCACGAGCGCTGGGTGCTGCTGAACACCTTCGTGAGCGAGGACCGCGTGCGCGCCGACCCCTTCGGCAAGGCGGACCTGGTGCTCGCGCCGTTCTGGACGCAGGTGTGA